The Blastocatellia bacterium region GACGCGGGCAAGACTGTCCCCTTGCGCATCGAGTGGTCCTATCAGTTGGATCAGCTCTCGGCCGTGATGATCCTCATTGTCACCTTCGTGGGCTTCTGGATCCACGTCTTCTCGATCGGGTACATGCGTGGCGACAGGGGATTCTACCGTTTCTTCGCGCAGATGAACCTGTTCATGTTCATGATGCTCGTGCTCGTGATGAGCTCGAATTTCTTGATGATGTTCGTCGGCTGGGAAGGCGTTGGCCTTTGCTCTTATCTGCTCATCGGTTACTACTTCCACTGGAACTACGCGGCCTATGCGAGCAAGAAGGCGTTCATCGTGAATCGAGTTGGGGATTTTGGATTTCTGCTGGCGATGTTCGCCATCTTCTCGCTCTTCGGGACGCTGCAATTCACAGAGGTGATGGAGCTGGCCAAGAGCGAGGCCTATCTGCCGCAGGAACATTTCGGGATGTGGGGGCTCGCGTCGTGGATCGCGCTGGGGCTTTTCATCGGGGCGACGGGCAAGAGCGCGCAACTTCCGCTCTACGTCTGGCTGCCGGACGCCATGGCGGGACCGACGCCCGTCTCTGCGCTCATTCACGCGGCGACGATGGTGACAGCAGGCGTCTACATGGTCACGCGCACGAACGTGATCTTCCAAAAATCGCCGACGATGATGTTCGTCGTCGCGCTCGTGGGGGTCCTGACAGCCGTATGGGCGGCCTCGATGGGCTTCACGCAGACGGACATCAAAAAGGTCTTGGCCTACTCGACGATCTCGCAATTGGGCTACATGTTCTTAGCATGCGGGGTGGGGGCCTTCGCTGCGGGCATCTTTCACCTCTACACCCATGCCTTCTTCAAGGCTCTGATGTTCCTGGGAGCGGGATCCGTCATCATCGCGCTGCATCATGAGATGGACATGCGACGCATGGGGGGATTGGCCCGCTTCATGCCGATCACCTATAAGACCTTTCTGGTGGGGTGGTTGGCCATCTGCGGCATTCCGCTCTTCTCCGGCTTCTTCAGCAAAGACGAAATCCTCTGGCGCACGTTCTCAACCGACGTGATTCCGGGCGGGCGATGGCTGTGGCTGTTGGGATTCCTCGGCGCGGGGATGACGGCCTTTTACATGACGCGGTTAATCGCCCTGACCTTTTGGGGCGAACCGCGATTCGTCGTCGCTGGGGGAAGCGGCGCTTCCCATGGGCATGAGGAACATGGTGGGCATGAGGTTCGAGAATCGCCGCGCGTGATGACGATTCCGCTCATCGTCTTGGCGGTCGGAGCCTTCGCGAGCGGATGGATCGGGTGGCCGAAGTCGCTCGGGGGGGAGAATCACTTCGAGAAGTGGTTGGAGCCGGTGATCTGGCATCGCGCGGCGGGAAGTGCTTCTCCAATGGCTGGGCATGGGGGGACGTCGGGCGTCCATGCGGCGCTGGCCGAGGCTGGGGCTCACGCGGAGGCGCATTCGGCGATCGAGTACCTTCTCATGCTCGCGTCGGTCCTTCTGGCCGTCGGGGTCATGTACGGATGTGCGACGTTGTATCTCCGGCGGCGTGACCGATTGGAGGCCATCGTCCGCGCGATTCGTCCACTCTATGTCGCCAGCGCGAACAAGTATTGGGTGGACGAGTTCTATGAGGGCGTCTTCGTCAACGGACTGACGCTCGGATTGAGTCGGCTCTCTTGGCGCGTGGATGCTCGTGGCGTAGATGGCGGCGTCAATGGCTCGGCCTGGATGACCGTCTTCTGGAGCAGAATCTCCGGATGGTTCGACCTCTATGTCGTGGATTTCCTCGTGAACGCCGTCGGTGCGATGACGAAGCTCTTCTCGACCATCTTCCGCATGGCGCAGACGGGATTCGCGCAGAACTATGCGCTCGTCATCACGACCGGCCTCTTTTTGCTCACGGCCCTGTATTTGATCATCTCGTGGTAGGGGGAGGGGTATGTCGCCGGAACGTCTCGCCGACTATCATCTGCTCTCGATCATCACGTGGCTCCCGGTTCTCGGTGCGCTCATTCTGATCTTCTTCTTCCATCGGGAGCGCAAGCAAGCGATCCGCATCTTCGCCAATATCTGGGCGATCTTGAGCTTTCTCCCGTCGTTGCTGTTACTCACCTATGATCGCCGATTGGGAGGGATTCAGTTCATCGAGGATGTGGAGTGGATCCCGCAGATCGGCGCGCGGTATCAGTTGGGCGTGGATGGTATTTCGGTCGTGCTCGTGTTGCTGACGACGTTGATCGGCGTGATCGCTGTCGCTTGCTCCTGGGGCTTCATCCAAGAGCGCGTGAAGGAATATTACGTCGTCTTGCTCCTCCTACAGACGGGCATCATCGGCGTCTTCGTTTCGATGGACATGTTCCTCTTCTACGTCTTCTGGGAAGTGATGCTCGTGCCGATGTACTTCCTGATCGGGGTGTGGGGGAGCGAGAATCGGCTCTACGCGGCGATCAAGTTCTTCATCTACACGCTCTTCGGATCGGTCGTGATGCTGCTCGCTATTTTGAAGCTCTACTTCATCTTCCCCGACTATCTCCGACAGCCCGAGATTCAGTCTGCCGTCCTGCAAGCGGCTCGGTTCATCTCGGGCGAGAACGAGCCGATGTATCGCATGATCGAGTCGGCCGTGCAACTCGGCGTACAGGGCAAGGGGACGTTCAACATCATGGCGATGCAAGCGCTGGGCACGGCGCGGCTAGGCGGCGGGCCGATCATCCCCCTGTCGCTACAATTGTGGCTCTTCGCGGGCTTCTTCCTGAGCTTCGCCATCAAGGTCCCGATGTTCCCCTTCCACACGTGGCTCCCCGATGCGCATACTGAAGCGCCAACGGCGGGCTCGGTCATCCTGGCCGGCATCTTGTTGAAGCTCGGGACCTACGGGTTCGTCCGCTTCAATCTCCCGATCTTGCCTGATGCGAGCCGCGATCCTCGCGTCGTTCAAGTGATGGCCTTTCTCGCCATCATGGGGATCGTCTATGGAGCGCTCGTCGCCATGGCCCAACGGGACTGGAAACGGTTGGTCGCGTATTCCTCGATCAGCCACATGGGGATGATTATGCTCGGCATCTTCGCCTTCAATCCGAGCGCTCTGAACGGCGCCGTCTTGCAGATGATCAATCATGGGATCTCGACGAGTGCGCTCTTTTTGATCGTCGGCGTCGTCTACGAGCGACACCATACGCGCATGATCAACGACTATCGGGGCCTGAGCCAC contains the following coding sequences:
- the nuoL gene encoding NADH-quinone oxidoreductase subunit L; protein product: MLKLLWLIPALPFLSALFLGIFGRTLRLSERTISWIACGSVFLSLVISIGAVYEFATAYWPTHGRPYLSSEAGGFPHSFTWVVGGDARLSLGPDAGKTVPLRIEWSYQLDQLSAVMILIVTFVGFWIHVFSIGYMRGDRGFYRFFAQMNLFMFMMLVLVMSSNFLMMFVGWEGVGLCSYLLIGYYFHWNYAAYASKKAFIVNRVGDFGFLLAMFAIFSLFGTLQFTEVMELAKSEAYLPQEHFGMWGLASWIALGLFIGATGKSAQLPLYVWLPDAMAGPTPVSALIHAATMVTAGVYMVTRTNVIFQKSPTMMFVVALVGVLTAVWAASMGFTQTDIKKVLAYSTISQLGYMFLACGVGAFAAGIFHLYTHAFFKALMFLGAGSVIIALHHEMDMRRMGGLARFMPITYKTFLVGWLAICGIPLFSGFFSKDEILWRTFSTDVIPGGRWLWLLGFLGAGMTAFYMTRLIALTFWGEPRFVVAGGSGASHGHEEHGGHEVRESPRVMTIPLIVLAVGAFASGWIGWPKSLGGENHFEKWLEPVIWHRAAGSASPMAGHGGTSGVHAALAEAGAHAEAHSAIEYLLMLASVLLAVGVMYGCATLYLRRRDRLEAIVRAIRPLYVASANKYWVDEFYEGVFVNGLTLGLSRLSWRVDARGVDGGVNGSAWMTVFWSRISGWFDLYVVDFLVNAVGAMTKLFSTIFRMAQTGFAQNYALVITTGLFLLTALYLIISW
- a CDS encoding NADH-quinone oxidoreductase subunit M, translated to MSPERLADYHLLSIITWLPVLGALILIFFFHRERKQAIRIFANIWAILSFLPSLLLLTYDRRLGGIQFIEDVEWIPQIGARYQLGVDGISVVLVLLTTLIGVIAVACSWGFIQERVKEYYVVLLLLQTGIIGVFVSMDMFLFYVFWEVMLVPMYFLIGVWGSENRLYAAIKFFIYTLFGSVVMLLAILKLYFIFPDYLRQPEIQSAVLQAARFISGENEPMYRMIESAVQLGVQGKGTFNIMAMQALGTARLGGGPIIPLSLQLWLFAGFFLSFAIKVPMFPFHTWLPDAHTEAPTAGSVILAGILLKLGTYGFVRFNLPILPDASRDPRVVQVMAFLAIMGIVYGALVAMAQRDWKRLVAYSSISHMGMIMLGIFAFNPSALNGAVLQMINHGISTSALFLIVGVVYERHHTRMINDYRGLSHVMPGFAAVFMIMTMSSIGLPMLNGFIGEFLILRGVFEENRLWAAFAATGIVLGAGYMLWLYQRTMYGEVKEDNRHLPDLYPREWAYFLPLVILAFWIGIYPKPFLSYFEKPVAVVVEQVRPGYARGLLERAQRSEPLSIPGSRPEPSASAQPVIHERER